The following coding sequences lie in one Fusarium poae strain DAOMC 252244 chromosome 1, whole genome shotgun sequence genomic window:
- a CDS encoding hypothetical protein (BUSCO:21315at5125) yields the protein MSPPEQSTPSSGQPVLDETLSSKPDVEVTPVQHPAIGKPDTSDNDDHDSKSEPDTQEGNLIDFGDQPTDQLQDDNADAAAQEGPSETAKGKQVAGDQSTPSGASNTRISAASKIKPITLPPSNDATTQYLTAEPSTYVDPTPATPTTSQPPSRTPSNAARSHISRDTSPSKSDAGYDEKRYISEDEQEGGSRSEIQSIMQQFSEFGGGPGEEEVMSPRLEIASPMLGHPSQHPPRKSSLEPLAPTFSNQFKGLHISTSSPPAETSNESAVEDFGPPVPPKDGVHGTPPRPKVERTMSVASPSSPAQSYRPPPPEPEPEPTQPFDFHRFLEQLRNKKADPVARYLKSFLSEFGKRQWMVHEQVKIIGDFLAFIANKMAMCEVWRDASDAEFDNAREGMEKLVMNRLYTQTFSPAIQAPKPIPGAKPKRKGGDVPLGPGRRGQHQEDVERDDIVRQKMNIYGWVREEHLDIPPVGESGRRFLKLAQQELLKIKSYRAPRDKIICVLNCCKVIFGLLKHNKSDSSADSFMPLLIYVVLQSNPEHLVSNVQYILRFRNQEKLGGEAGYYLSSLMGAVQFIENMDRTTLTITDEEFERHVEEAVSAIAEKHAQSPRVTQQPVFNEKSGRLSGETSARPSLDGPRHSTSNDEYSGEEKAAINGLLKTIQRPLSSIGRMFSDEPGPSLGAGSSSAPRTPAPQERQGLEGPLEPQQLPIKQVLSAEEAAARQASAEAAEAQRLSRAEHANVVETLAGMFPDLDKEVISDVVYEKEGRVGLAVDACLALST from the exons ATGTCTCCGCCGGAGCAATCTACACCTTCGTCCGGCCAGCCTGTCTTAGACGAGACGCTGTCTAGCAAACCTGATGTTGAGGTGACGCCTGTTCAGCACCCTGCGATAGGGAAGCCTGATACTTCGGACAACGACGACCATGACTCGAAATCAGAACCCGATACTCAAGAGGGAAATTTGATCGATTTTGGCGACCAGCCGACAGACCAGTTGCAGGACGACAACGCTGACGCCGCCGCTCAGGAAGGGCCTTCAGAAACAGCTAAGGGGAAACAAGTAGCTGGTGACCAGTCAACTCCGAGCGGTGCCTCAAACACCCGCATCTCGGCTGCATCCAAGATCAAGCCTATTACATTGCCCCCGTCAAACGATGCCACGACTCAATACCTCACCGCCGAACCGTCCACGTATGTTGACCCCACGCCTGCGACCCCAACAACTTCGCAGCCACCCTCGCGAACACCTTCAAATGCTGCACGCTCCCACATCTCTAGAGATACCTCTCCCTCCAAATCAGACGCTGGATATGATGAGAAACGATATATAAGCGAAGATGAGCAAGAAGGTGGCTCCCGGTCAGAGATCCAGAGCATTATGCAACAGTTCAGCGAGTTTGGCGGAGGCCCTGGCGAGGAAGAAGTCATGAGCCCTAGATTAGAGATTGCGTCACCTATGCTAGGACATCCCTCTCAGCATCCTCCCCGAAAATCGAGCCTAGAACCTCTTGCACCAACGTTCTCGAACCAGTTCAAGGGCTTACACATCTCGACAAGTTCCCCTCCCGCCGAAACGTCAAATGAATCCGCTGTCGAGGATTTTGGGCCACCTGTTCCTCCCAAGGATGGTGTGCATGGCACACCTCCACGACCAAAGGTGGAACGGACCATGAGCGTTGCTTCGCCTAGCTCGCCAGCACAATCCTATCGACCTCCTCCCCCTGAGCCGGAGCCAGAACCCACCCAGCCGTTCGACTTTCATAGATTCCTGGAGCAGCTGCGCAACAAGAAGGCAGATCCTGTGGCAAGATACCTCAAGTCTTTTCTTTCGGAGTTTGGCAAGCGCCAGTGGATGGTTCATGAGCAGGTCAAGATCATTGGAGATTTCCTAGCTTTCATTGCCAATAAAATGGCAATGTGCGAGGTCTGGAGGGATGCATCCGATGCCGAGTTTGACAATGCTCGTGAGGGAATGGAGAAGTTGGTCATGAACAGGCTGTACACCCAGACATTTTCGCCCGCAATCCAAGCTCCCAAGCCAATCCCTGGAGCCAAACCAAAGCGCAAGGGCGGGGATGTTCCCCTCGGCCCTGGACGACGTGGTCAACACCAGGAAGACGTTGAAAGAGACGATATTGTTAGGCAGAAGATGAACATTTATGGTTGGGTAAGGGAAGAACATCTAGATATTCCCCCGGTTGGTGAGAGTGGGCGTCGATTCTTGAAGCTAGCCCAGCAAG AGCTTCTAAAAATTAAGTCATACAGGGCGCCGCGGGACAAGATCATATGTGTCTTGAACTGTTGCAAAGTGATCTTCG GTTTATTGAAACATAACAAGTCTGATTCCTCAGCTGACTCCTTTATGCCCCTTCTTATCTACGTTGTTCTGCAATCGAATCCAGAGCATCTTGTGTCTAATGTGCAGTATATTCTACGCTTCAGAAACCAGGAAAAACTTGGGGGTGAAGCCGGCTATTATTTATCGTCATTG ATGGGCGCTGTGCAGTTCATTGAAAATATGGATCGAACCACTTTGACCATCACTGACGAGGAATTTGAGAGACATGTTGAAGAGGCTGTCTCGGCAATTGCTGAAAAGCATGCTCAATCGCCAAGAGTCACGCAGCAGCCAGTCTTCAACGAAAAGTCCGGACGTCTCTCTGGGGAGACATCGGCTCGCCCCTCTCTTGATGGGCCGCGCCATTCAACTTCCAACGACGAGTATTCAGGCGAGGAGAAGGCTGCTATCAATGGCCTTCTCAAGACCATACAAAGGCCACTCTCCAGCATAGGAAGAATGTTCTCTGACGAGCCTGGCCCATCTCTGGGGGCAGGATCTAGCAGTGCACCTCGAACTCCAGCGCCGCAAGAACGTCAAGGTCTCGAGGGGCCTCTCGAACCCCAACAGCTCCCTATCAAGCAGGTGCTATCTGCAGAAGAGGCCGCTGCACGACAAGCCAGCGCCGAAGCAGCTGAAGCCCAGAGGCTTTCGCGTGCAGAGCATGCAAACGTTGTCGAAACACTGGCAGGCATGTTCCCTGATCTGGATAAGGAGGTGATTAGTGATGTGGTATATGAGAAAGAGGGCCG GGTCGGGTTAGCCGTCGACGCATGTCTCGCTCTGTCAACGTGA
- a CDS encoding hypothetical protein (SECRETED:SignalP(1-26)~TransMembrane:7 (n13-21c26/27o362-393i414-434o440-462i502-522o528-547i559-578o590-619i)~BUSCO:8590at5125) — MTRLHSNWSAWKVAMTAATLATGVLGDSILRTSGVTDCGSEPGISIQKLDISYDNDKQIVTFDVSGTSDKEQNVSAILEVNAYGRKVYENSINPCSKDTPIPQLCPMPNTHFAAQGDQEIKPEWANQVPAIAFQVPDISAQATLRLVAVDDPDKQVACFQTQVNNGKTASVPAVTYISAGVVGAALLVSGASAASSTLSGTAGAGSAGGAPSPSFAQTLGWFQGMAMNGMLSVDYPPVYRSFTKNFGFSAGIIPWESVQRSIDSFRNSTGGDITTDSFEILSNATLVFSDNSTSPPEDHSNKVKRAFNTFESLANLAIRGVETSMDNATDGEAATAAQGQTLSVSGITAFVEQYRVPKYNTFMTVLLVVAIIIAFIIVSILFVKAVLEFWALFGNFPESLSGFREHYWGSIARTITHLILVLYGIWVLYCVFQFTVGDSWVAQLLAGVTLAIFTGILGWFTWKIFSTVKRLKSTEGNADALYNDKKYWVKYSLFYESYKKDYWWIFIPTIVYLFAKGCTLAVGDGNGMAQTIAQLVVESIMLCLLVFTRPFERKSSNVIGIAIQTVRVLSVACILVFVHELNIPQDSKTIAGVVLIAVQSALTGLLVILILWNAINVLIKENPHRKRRKEMEKAKRDMDTLTPLDARNSLLLDRKDNNNISMFAMPPPQEKGSLRSMSPDQYRDAEAGYRQPNYMSSSPPMNRNLTNMEPDSQNLMGNAAPPGWSQQDPYPLGRHDSGDTGYGQQPHGHGNGGGYRGF; from the exons ATGACTCGACTTCACTCCAATTGGAGCGCCTGGAAGGTGGCCATGACGGCCGCGACCCTCGCCACTGGAGTTCTGGGTGACAGTATCCTCAGGACATCTGGTGTTACCGACTGTGGTTCTGAACCTGGCATCTCTATCCAAAAGCTGGACATCAGCTACGACAACGACAAGCAGATCGTTACCTTCGACGTCTCCGGTACTAGCGACAAGGAGCAAAACGTCTCTGCAATCCTCGAGGTCAACGCCTATGGCCGCAAGGTGTACGAAAACTCCATCAACCCTTGCAGCAAAGACACTCCTATCCCTCAGCTCTGCCCCATGCCCAACACACACTTTGCAGCTCAAGGTGACCAGGAAATCAAGCCGGAATGGGCCAACCAAGTTCCCGCCATTGCTTTCCAAGTCCCCGACATCTCAGCCCAAGCAACTCTTAGACTGGTAGCTGTTgacgaccctgacaagcaaGTCGCTTGCTTCCAAACACAGGTCAACAATGGCAAGACTGCTTCGGTCCCCGCTGTCACATACATCTCCGCCGGTGTTGTCGGTGCTGCTCTTCTCGTGTCGGGTGCTTCTGCTGCTTCATCCACTCTAAGTGGAACTGCAGGCGCTGGTTCAGCTGGTGGTGCTCCCAGCCCTAGCTTTGCCCAAACTCTGGGATGGTTCCAGGGAATGGCCATGAACGGAATGCTTTCCGTCGATTACCCTCCTGTGTACCGCAGTTTCACCAAGAACTTTGGTTTCTCTGCTGGTATTATTCCCTGGGAATCTGTGCAGAGGTCCATTGACAGCTTCCGCAACTCGACTGGAGGTGATATCACTACTGATAGCTTCGAAATCCTCAGCAACGCTACCCTTGTCTTCTCCGACAACTCTACTAGCCCTCCCGAGGACCATTCTAACAAGGTCAAACGCGCCTTCAACACCTTTGAATCGCTCGCCAACCTCGCCATTCGTGGTGTTGAAACTTCCATGGACAACGCGACCGACGGTGAGGCAGCAACTGCTGCTCAAGGTCAGACTCTTTCTGTTTCTGGTATTACGGCCTTTGTGGAACAATACAGAGTTCCCAAGTACAACACATTCATGACTGTTCTTCTGGTTGTCGCCATCATCATTgccttcatcatcgtcagtaTTCTCTTTGTCAAGGCTGTCCTTGAGTTTTGGGCACTGTTCGGCAACTTCCCTGAGTCTTTGAGCGGTTTCCGAGAGCATTACTGGGGATCCATTGCGCGAACCATTACCCACCTGATTCTAGTCCTCTACGGTATCTGGGTCTTGTATTGTGTCTTCCAGTTCACAGTGGGTGACTCGTGGGTTGCGCAGCTTCTGGCTGGTGTTACACTCGCCATTTTCACTGGTATTCTGGGTTGGTTCACATGGAAGATTTTCAGCACGGtgaagaggctgaagagcACCGAGGGTAACGCCGACGCCCTTTACAACGACAAGAAGTACTGGGTCAAGTACTCATTGTTTTACGAATCTTACAAGAAGGACTACTGGTGGATCTTCATCCCTACCATCGTGTACCTCTTTGCCAAGGGCTGCACTCTTGCCGTCGGTGATGGTAACGGTATGGCTCAGACCATTGCACAGCTGGTCGTCGAATCCATTATGCTCTGCTTACTTGTCTTTACTCGTCCCTTTGAGCGCAAGTCCAGCAATGTCATTGGTATCGCCATCCAGACTGTCCGTGTCCTGTCGGTGGCTTGCATTTTGGTCTTCGTCCATGAACTCAACATCCCTCAAGACAGCAAGACAATTGCAGGAGTGGTTCTCATCGCAGTCCAGTCTGCTCTGACTGGCCTCTTGGTTATCCTCATCCTTTGGAACGCCATCAACGTCCTTATCAAGGAGAACCCACACCGCAAGCGAAGAAAGGAGATGG AGAAAGCCAAGCGTGATATGGACACTCTCACTCCTCTGGATGCCCGCAACTCCCTTCTTCTCGACCGCAAGGATAACAACAACATCTCCATGTTTGCCATGCCCCCACCTCAAGAAAAGGGATCTCTCCGATCCATGTCCCCTGACCAGTACAGGGACGCAGAAGCAGGTTACCGGCAACCCAACTACATGTCTTCAAGCCCTCCTATGAATCGCAACCTGACTAACATGGAGCCCGATTCTCAAAACCTGATGGGCAACGCTGCTCCTCCAGGCTGGAGTCAACAAGACCCCTACCCGTTGGGACGCCACGACTCTGGGGACACAGGTTACGGCCAGCAGCCCCATGGACACGGAAATGGTGGCGGATACAGAGGGTTCTGA
- a CDS encoding hypothetical protein (BUSCO:2458at5125): protein MTSTFDVSPASLYDKDNRSTQPYSTSDQHVSTSSFSSNQLLPTLSHNDNDSLSPINYLETPDSTSSLGQYQPSDFSDLDDDPFFGADFNADGGTPNFLGQGITGLDQPVGQGFMPNKDADSGTCPLTPEQTASVHATPPQSDLTYAIRGSAPSELPNCISPQVIQKRFNPDPINTKTSELTPSQSSSCLSSEDAPGVSTMTSPRVTVSMWGTHNETSVHSSVERGFDDSPTTVRGGFELAGDLMSSRGNTSARDSSGKWQRNSSTGQAGLDPNNRPSDEVPSINELANHRDDDERKELVGEWLAHKLDDLSVKPDENSRDQINELNSQRDDPNDHEIPFGRETENRFIPGQTYYRDQGEMNQQDRDIIAANRNWADAPMFPSITRGQPGRHQPESSAAAMEKFERMYRDTDSVLSRAATWGTRRRSLPSIFDLDMAQGTSGGILKKLSVSRESKSNKPGSLLENLRGLVRRPSASQLLKRTRSSGNDEDSLPSSEERGSQDSKRDSISKQRDGYLQPTRMGSWGKKPTPSINTAIASMGSNIASIGTTHTRSGSVSVSGTPGGSITSPKSPFGGLSVKNPLRRARSKSELPKPSPNGMQSESHSTLVSMWKRETGGPPVAALAKSKQVDMDDDEDDDDDFGDEADMRTNPNVIDNITPNLEGFQQHIIDLNPSLATANTFLVDRIAYHQVQRYKYLLKNKVTHIGLGAACNSGVMCASRDGSATLLDQNKNVRELDPLSSPNDEDEGSLGEGAINTESFPQDIPMPPTTHLPAEFECRLCYATKKFMKPSDWTKHVHEDVQPFTCTWDKCPGPKMFKRKADWVRHENEGHRQLEWWTCDVEACHHQCYRRDNFLQHLVREHKYPEPKVKSKTAIKKAGGSEPTWQKVEQCHHETTKKPHDEPCRFCGKTFPTWKKLTVHLAKHMEQISLPVLRLVDAKASELSADTIISPVQDPPPRNILTTPIEQTNLPMQYPMGGQQQHISHQNQQMYQNHQSQMAYPVMSSDSYQQPQQQQGFYTEQYNNVGNVGHSFSSAHAEMGMHPMNQNYNAPMQDMNVTNAGYQQNANAFMMPSNGLNSYNQMNALGLQSQGMSVGPMVAMVYDDPSSGNGSPFSGQGSASPYSHSPNMNANTGNGMWGDRRMAGF from the coding sequence ATGACTTCAACGTTTGATGTATCGCCTGCGAGTCTTTATGACAAAGACAACCGCTCTACTCAACCTTATTCTACCTCGGATCAGCACGTATCAACCTCGTCTTTCAGCTCGAACCAACTGTTGCCCACGTTGTCGCATAACGACAACGACTCCCTCTCTCCGATTAACTACCTTGAGACACCCGATTCAACTTCTAGTTTGGGTCAATACCAACCCAGTGACTTCAGCGACCTTGACGACGATCCATTCTTTGGTGCTGACTTCAATGCCGATGGAGGCACTCCCAACTTTCTGGGACAGGGCataactggactggaccaACCTGTGGGCCAGGGATTTATGCCAAACAAAGACGCCGACTCTGGCACGTGTCCGTTGACGCCAGAACAAACAGCATCGGTGCATGCTACACCACCTCAGAGCGATCTCACTTATGCTATCAGGGGGTCTGCTCCATCTGAGCTACCCAATTGTATTTCGCCACAAGTGATTCAGAAGCGCTTCAACCCTGATCCAATTAATACAAAGACGTCTGAGTTAACGCCAAGTCAGAGTAGCAGCTGCCTGTCTAGCGAAGACGCACCTGGAGTTTCCACTATGACCAGTCCTCGCGTTACTGTCTCTATGTGGGGCACCCATAATGAGACTTCAGTTCATTCCTCGGTTGAGCGCGGCTTCGATGATAGTCCTACTACAGTCCGCGGTGGTTTTGAGTTGGCTGGCGATTTGATGTCGTCTAGAGGCAACACCTCAGCCCGTGACTCTTCCGGCAAATGGCAGCGAAATTCGTCAACAGGCCAAGCCGGTCTCGACCCTAACAACCGTCCCTCTGACGAAGTGCCAAGCATCAATGAGCTTGCCAATCATCGGGATGATGACGAGCGTAAAGAGCTTGTGGGTGAATGGCTGGCCCACAAGCTCGATGATCTCTCGGTCAAGCCAGACGAGAACTCACGCGATCAAATTAACGAATTGAACTCTCAGCGAGATGATCCGAATGATCATGAGATCCCCTTCGGCCGTGAAACCGAGAACAGGTTCATTCCCGGACAGACTTATTACCGTGACCAAGGCGAAATGAACCAGCAAGACCGCGACATCATCGCTGCCAACCGCAACTGGGCCGATGCCCCTATGTTCCCTTCAATCACTCGGGGGCAGCCTGGAAGACATCAACCCGAATCGTCGGCGGCTGCCATGGAAAAGTTTGAGCGTATGTATCGTGATACTGACTCCGTCTTGTCGAGAGCCGCAACATGGGGAACACGTCGCCGAAGTCTCCCTAGTATTTTCGACCTCGATATGGCACAGGGCACGAGTGGCGGTATCTTGAAAAAGCTTTCGGTCAGCCGAGAGAGCAAATCAAATAAGCCGGGAAGCCTTCTCGAAAACCTTCGAGGTCTGGTACGCCGTCCTAGCGCATCTCAGCTCCTCAAACGCACACGCAGCAGTGGCAATGACGAGGACAGCTTGCCCAGCAGCGAGGAGAGAGGAAGTCAAGATTCGAAGCGCGATAGTATTTCCAAACAAAGAGATGGTTACCTTCAACCAACCCGCATGGGTAGCTGGGGCAAGAAGCCCACACCTTCAATCAACACCGCCATCGCATCCATGGGTAGCAACATTGCATCCATTGGCACGACGCATACTCGGAGCGGATCGGTCAGTGTCAGCGGCACCCCTGGCGGGTCTATCACATCTCCAAAAAGCCCCTTTGGTGGTCTCTCTGTCAAGAACCCGCTTCGCCGCGCACGAAGCAAATCTGAGCTCCCTAAACCTTCACCGAATGGTATGCAATCAGAAAGCCACTCGACTCTTGTCTCGATGTGGAAGCGGGAGACGGGCGGCCCGCCTGTAGCAGCATTAGCCAAGTCGAAGCAAGTCGATatggacgacgacgaggatgacgatgacgatttCGGCGATGAAGCTGATATGAGAACAAACCCAAATGTTATAGACAACATAACCCCGAATCTTGAAGGGTTCCAGCAACATATCATTGACCTGAATCCGAGCCTGGCTACTGCCAACACCTTCCTCGTTGATCGGATCGCATACCATCAGGTCCAGAGATATAAATACCTGCTAAAAAACAAGGTTACCCATATTGGTCTAGGAGCAGCATGCAACTCTGGAGTCATGTGCGCATCTAGGGATGGCTCTGCTACTCTTCTTGACCAGAACAAGAATGTGCGAGAGCTGGATCCACTTTCATCTCCaaatgacgaggatgaggggTCGCTGGGCGAGGGTGCCATAAATACCGAGAGTTTCCCTCAGGACATTCCGATGCCTCCAACAACCCACCTTCCAGCCGAATTCGAGTGCCGCCTCTGCTATGCGACCAAGAAATTTATGAAGCCGTCAGACTGGACGAAGCATGTCCATGAGGACGTGCAGCCTTTTACGTGTACCTGGGACAAATGCCCCGGGCCAAAGATGTTTAAGCGCAAGGCTGACTGGGTTCGACATGAAAACGAAGGCCACCGTCAGCTTGAGTGGTGGACATGTGACGTTGAAGCCTGCCATCATCAGTGTTATCGCCGGGATAACTTTCTTCAGCATCTTGTACGAGAGCACAAGTACCCCGAGCCCAAGGTCAAGAGCAAAACTGCCATAAAGAAGGCGGGCGGTTCAGAACCGACATGGCAAAAGGTCGAGCAGTGTCACCACGAGACCACGAAGAAGCCCCATGATGAGCCTTGCCGTTTCTGTGGAAAGACATTCCCAACGTGGAAGAAACTGACAGTGCACCTGGCCAAGCACATGGAGCAAATATCGTTGCCAGTACTCCGTCTTGTCGATGCTAAAGCCAGCGAGCTCAGTGCGGACACTATCATCAGTCCGGTCCAAGACCCTCCTCCACGAAACATCTTAACTACGCCCATCGAGCAGACCAACCTCCCGATGCAGTATCCGATGGGAGGCCAACAACAGCATATTTCACACCAGAACCAACAGATGTATCAAAACCACCAGAGCCAGATGGCATACCCTGTCATGTCATCTGACTCGTATCAACAGccgcaacaacaacagggATTTTACACCGAACAATACAATAATGTTGGCAACGTCGGCCACAGCTTTTCGTCAGCACATGCAGAGATGGGGATGCATCCCATGAATCAGAACTATAATGCTCCAATGCAGGACATGAACGTGACAAACGCAGGTTACCAGCAAAATGCCAACGCCTTCATGATGCCCAGCAACGGGTTGAACTCATACAACCAAATGAACGCTCTCGGCCTTCAGAGCCAAGGTATGTCTGTTGGACCGATGGTAGCAATGGTGTATGATGACCCTTCGAGTGGAAATGGAAGCCCGTTCAGCGGTCAAGGATCCGCGTCCCCCTACTCTCACTCACCAAACATGAATGCCAACACCGGCAATGGCATGTGGGGCGATAGACGCATGGCTGGATTTTAA
- a CDS encoding hypothetical protein (TransMembrane:2 (i40-59o65-83i)): MFQPRPDESFHLRLHRARSVVLTTQELVEIRAAQRTFEGAYVRTALGQFSFALIILKVFTEEFYAIGALFAVYGVAVMLVAIYRRYEGQNQFFTSETADGSLKRKFRTREQRQFPEEALG; the protein is encoded by the exons ATGTTCCAG CCCCGTCCGGACGAATCATTTCACTTGCGCCTCCACAGGGCGCGATCTGTTGTGTTAACGACACAAGA ACTTGTTGAAATCAGAGCCGCACAGCGCACCTTTGAAGGCGCATATGTTCGTACAGCTCTCGGCCAATTCTCATTCGCCCTTATTATCCTCAAGGTCTTTACCGAAGAGTTCTACGCCATAGGCGCGCTGTTCGCTGTGTATGGAGTCGCCGTTATGCTGGTTGCCATCTACCGTCGATACGAGGGTCAGAACCAGTTCTTCACGTCAGAGACTGCTGATGGTTCCTTGAAGAGAAAGTTCAGGACGA GGGAACAAAGGCAGTTTCCCGAAGAAGCTCTTGGATGA